The genomic segment CCGGTGTTCAAGAAGAAAAAGATCACCTTCATCCAGCAGAAGGTGACGCGCATCCACCCGGAGCAGAGCCAGGTGGAACTGGCCGACGGCAACGCGGTGGCTTACGACTACCTGATCATCGCCACCGGCCCCAAGCTGGCCTTCGACGAGATTCCGGGCCTGGGGCCGGAAGGGCATACCCAGTCGGTCTGCCATGTGGACCACGCGGGACCTTCGGGCGAATTCTGGGAGGGCTTCGTCAAGGATCCGGGGCCGATCATCATCGGTGCGGTGCAGGGCGCGTCCTGCTTCGGCCCGGCCTACGAATACCTGTTCATCGCCGAGACGGATTTGCGCAAGCGCAAGATCCGCGACAAGGTGAAGA from the Methyloterricola oryzae genome contains:
- a CDS encoding NAD(P)/FAD-dependent oxidoreductase: MAKIVIIGAGIGGIPMAFEMKENARKEDEVVVIADTPTFHFVPSNPWVAVNWRKPDDIKVELAPVFKKKKITFIQQKVTRIHPEQSQVELADGNAVAYDYLIIATGPKLAFDEIPGLGPEGHTQSVCHVDHAGPSGEFWEGFVKDPGPIIIGAVQGASCFGPAYEYLFIAETDLRKRKIRDKVKMTYVTSEPYIGHLGLGGVGDTRGLLESELRNKHIDWICNAKVDKV